The stretch of DNA TTTTCACTTCGCGTTGCGTGGCTTTGCCGCCTACGTTTATGAAGACGATTTCTTTTGCTTTTTCTTTCTTCTCTGCCTGATCAGCCGGTTTTTCGTCAACTGTGCCGCTCGGACGATCTTCGGTTTCGGGTACGGCTTCTATGTTTTCGCCCCGCGTTGTAACGGCGGCTATTGGCACGGCCATAACGCCCGTTTTGCGGTCAGTGATGATTTCAACAGAGGCTGTCATGCCGGGCTTGAACGGGTATCCCTTCTTGTCTTTCTGCGCCAGTAAATCGCTGTACGAGTTGTTCAGGATTTTCACTTTTACTTCAAACTCGGTCACGGCATCGGTCGATAGCGCGGCTGCCGCACCCGACGAACTTGTGAGACCATTAGCCGTATTGGCAATTTCGTACACAACGCCTTTGAACTTACGCCCGGCTGTGGTGTACGAATCGACCTCAATATCAGCCGTATCGCCGAGATTGACGCGTACAATATCGTTCTCGTTCACATTTACGCGTACCTCCATGTTTTGCAGATTTGCGATACGCATAATTTCTGTACCGGCCATCTGCGACGTACCCACCACGCGTTCGCCCAATTCGACATTGAGTTTCGATACAGTGCCATTAACTGGCGCGTAGATGGTGGTTTTACGCAGGTTTTCGTTGGCATCGCGCAGGTTAGCTTCGGCACTCTGAATACTGAACTGAGCCGCCCGGACGTTGGCCTGAGCCGCTTCAACTTCCTGTTTGGCAACGTTGAAGTTGGCTTCGCTCGTTTCCAGATCAGCCGACGACACCACTTTGTCGGCAAAGAGTTTTTTATTCCGGTCGTAATCTGCTCTGGCCCGAATCAGCCGCGCATTCGACTGTGATACCGACGCCTTCGACTGCTCGTATTGCGCCCGGCTCTGGTTAACGGCGGCTTTGGCCCGCGCCACAACCGACTCATAGTTGTCGGGTCGGATACGTACCAGCAACTGCCCGGCTTTCACCGGATCGCCTTCATTGACATACAGACCAATGATTTCGCCCGATACGTCGGGGCTGATTTTCACTTCTACCTGCGGCTGCACGCGCCCCGACGCACTCACCCGCTCGGTAATGTCGATGCGTTTGACCGAGGCAAAATCGACTTCGGTTGTTTTGGGTTTACCAATCATGCCTGTCTGCTTGGCAGCCACAAGTCCACCTACGAGCAGTATGATTACGCCCCCCAATATCCACCAAATGCGGTTTGATTTCTTCTTCATGGTAATGATTGAATGGTTGACTGGTTGACTGGTTGACTGAGTCTGGCACCCAAATTCAATCAGTCAACCAGTCAGTCATTCATTAAAATGTAAGCGGTTTATTCTGATAAAAGTCTAAAATTTTCGTTCTGAACACGTAATCGTATTTAGCCTGTACCAAACTGGCCCGAGCGCGGTCGAGGTTGGTTTTGGCAATGTTGTAATCAGTTGAATTAAGTGCCCCTGCATTAAACCGGCTTTCGGCGGCTTTGAAAGCCAGGTCCAGTTGTTCTACCTGCACCTGCGTAGCCCGATACCGATTGGCCCCAGCCCGTAAATTGGTATAGGCTGTTTCGATCTGCTGCCGAAGCTGCAAACGAGCGTTGGCCGCTGCAACTTCCGAATTTTGCTGTTGTAGTGTCGCGTTGATAATTCGGTTGCGTACCTGCGACCGGTTGTAGATCGGGATTTGTAGATTGAGTGCTACAGAGCGGTTCATGTTGTTACGCAATTGCTCTGTAAACGTATAATCTTCTGTGCGAAAACCATCCTGCGTGAGAAAAATCTGTTGCGGTACACCGTTGAATACAATCGTCTGCGGAATTTGTATCGTGGTGCCGTCGGCAATACGGCGTTGCTGCCCAAAATTAGAATAAATTGTACTAACACCGGCATTAAGTGTCAATGTTGGTTGCAGGCTGGCGCGGGCTACCTTCACACCAAGCGCATCGCTCTGAACCCGCAAATCGGCGGCTTTCACATCGGGCAAAAAGCCCTGTGCCGTTTCGTACACCTGCTGCGTGGTTGCTCCGTAGTTGTCAAAAGCCGGGTCGGGTACAGGAATCGGCTCAACCTCGAATGTGCCAACAACGCCGTTGATCGGTACGTTCATGGCTTGTAACAGAGCTACTTTCGCCACGTCGATGTTGTTTTGGGCGTTCACAATTGCCAGCTCGTCGTTAGCAATCTGTGCCCGAATATCGAACAGGTTCGATTCGGCTACTGATCCGGCATTTACCAGCCGTTGTGTACGGTCTAACTGCGCCCGCGACACTTCGGCCTGCCGCTGCGCTACCACAAACTGCTCCTGCGCTGTCAGCACGTTGAGGTAGTTCTGCACCACCGTCAGAATCACGTTGTTCTGCGTAGCACCCAGTGCCTGCTGATTCGACTGCCGCAACAAGTCATTTTGCCTGATGGTATTCTGCAACGCCATACCGTTGTAGAGCGTCACCTGCGAATTGAGCTGAAAATTATTTGACAGGATGCTGCGCTCAACGAAGGCGTTGGTTACTGGGTTGACGTTAAATCCGGAACTGAAGTTCTGCGAGGCAAAACCACCCACGTTGGGCAGACGGTTAAGTTTCGACTGCCGGAGTTGTAGCTCACTGCCCTGTAGCTGAATCTGACTCTGCCGAATGGTCAGGTTGTTTTGCAGAGCCACGTCGATGCTTTGCTGAAGACCCAGTTTTTGTGGATTCGGAACGGTTGTACCCGCGCCGGGCGACACAGCCGCTGGCGTATTCTGCGCCTGAAGACTTGTTAGAGTCGCCCCCAGCAGACTACCAATGATTCCGATTCGTAAAAAAAGCAAACGCTGCATGGTCATTCTATTTGATGGTTCAATGTTACGAACTTACCTTCGGTGCGGCTATCGTTTTGGGATAAACGGCGCAAAGCAAGCATGTTTCTGGTCTATAATTCGGATGTTCTCCACGAAGATGCGTTTCGGCTATCGGTTCAGGACCGGGCATTTCAATACGGCGATGGGCTATTTGAAACCATCCGGTACGAGACCAACAAACTCTGGTTCTGGCCCGATCACATCGACCGGCTCACAACCGGCATGGCTGCTCTGCGCATCGATCAGCCCACAGGATTCAGCGCAGAAGCACTCCATCAGTTTGTTAATCAGCTACTTCAGAAAAATAAATTAGTCGACCAGTCCGCCCGCGTAAAAATTCAGGTCTGGCGGCAACCGGGTGGTTTTTACACACCTACGCTGAACCGGGCTAACCTGCTGATTACGACTCAACCCGCTGGTGACTTTTTAATCACTGAAAAGACAAAAATAGGGATTTATGACACGTTTCGTTTAGTAGAATCGCCAATTTCTCGTTATAAAACGTTAAATTCGTTACCATACATTCTTGCCAGTATCTATAAGACAGAAAATGGCTTCGACGACTGTTTGCTACTCGATCAGGCGGGCTACGTTGCCGAGTGTGTAGCGTCTAATGTGTTCTGGCTCCAGAACGACCAACTCTATACGCCCTCGCTCGAAACGGGTTGCGTCAATGGCATACTGCGTCGGCAAGTGCTACGACTTTGGCCTGAAACACAAGAAGTTCTGGCCCGTTCAGAAACGTTGCATGCGGCTCAGGCCATTTTTTGCTGCAACGTCAACGGCATTCAATGGCTCCGGCAACTTGAAGGCATTGGACATTTCCCCAATGAACATCCCACTGCCGAACGCTTGTTTTGGCAACTACTCGAACCGCTCCGGCAACAGGTATAGCGACCACCGGGGTAGGCGTTACAGGGTTGTTGTCAACTGCCCACTGTTTTCTAACCAGCCATCTTTTAACCGAACAATGCGCGAACCATATTCGGCATTGGTTTCGGAGTGTGTTACCTGCACGATTGTGACCCCGTCTTTCTGATTCAGTTCACGGAATAACTCCATAATATCGCGGGCCTGATCGGAGTGCAGATTGCCGGTGGGTTCGTCGGCAAAGATAACGCTGGGTTGGGCCGCCAACGCCCGCGCAATGCCCACCAACTGCTGCTGACCACCCGAAAGCTGGGCCGGGAACAAGTCTTTTTTGGCGACGATATTGAACCGGTCGAGAAGCTCGGCCACGCGGCTTTTGCGTTCCGAACCGCCGACGCCTTTGTAGAGCAGGGGTGTTTCGATATTTTCGTAAACCGTCAGCTCGTCAATCAGGTGATATGCCTGAAATACAAAGCCAATTTGCGTGCGGTGAAGTTCGGTGCGTCGTTTTTCGCTCAATTTCTGCACGGGCTGTTCCTCAAAAAGATACTCGCCCTCCGATGGCTCTTCGAGCAGGCCGAGAATGTGTAGCAGCGTACTTTTGCCCGAACCGCTCGGTCCCATAATCGACACAAACTCGCCCGGCGCAATGTCGAGGTTTATGTTACGCAGTACGTAAGTCCGTCCAAATCCTGCCGGGTAGTATTTGGCGACGTTGCGGAGTTGAATCATAATTAATTAGTTTTGAGATGTCTTACCAAAATTATTGTGTTATGTATGTTCCTGGCAGCACCGACGATTTGATTTTTCATGAAGACATGGCTGTTTATGGGCCAAAGGATCATCAGCGAATCATTTCTAAACTAAACGCCCGGCTCGGCCCCAAATACTATGACGAAAAGAGTATAAGTCTTGAACCTCTGCCCGAAACCATGCTTGACGAAGGGCAGGCCAGTCCAACCCCCGATGTGATTCTCTTCGACAATACGACAAAAACTACTCCGATCATCATTGAAATCTGCCATACTGAGGGTTTAAAAAAAGACATAAGAAAAGTCATACGACTCGTTGATGAAGACGAATACGGCATCGAGGAAGCCTTCGTTTATGACTACAAAACTGAAAAGTGGCTTCGCTATCGCAAAGGTGATGGTGGCCTGATGACCGAATCATCCTTTTCTGACATACTGAACCTTGACCTCAATCCGCTTATTCAATAAGTATTGTTCAACAGCCGTGCCATTGTGATTACTGCCTGATTATCAGTAGCCAATTTACAAGACTAATTTAGTGAGAGTCCGCTACCGGACAGTTTGTTGTTCAAAATCGGACATTTTTAGCCAGACAATGCAACCCGTTCTTAACTTCCTTCATCTTCTTGTACAAAACTAACTTCCTACCCAATGAAAACGCTTGCTTTACTACTTGTTCTGTTCGTATCTCCTTTTACGACCGCCAATGATGACTGGAAAACCGACCGCCCGGTTTCGGGCTTTTCGGGCCTGAGCGTTAGTAGTGGCATTGATGTGTATCTGACCCAGGGTAACTCCGAAAAATTGACCATCGAAGCCAAAGGTTTCGATGAAGACGAAGTGATTTCGGAAGTCCGAAACGGCGTACTGAAACTGTACATCGACCGCCGGGGCATTATGAACTGGAATTTTGGTCGTAATACATACGTAAAAGCGTATCTGACCTTCAAACAGTTAAACAACCTCAGGGCATCGGGCGGGGCCGACGTATTCGGGCAGGGAATGCTATCGTTCCGCGACTTGAACGTAGAAGCATCAGGCGGTTCAGATATTAAACTGAGCCTGAAAGCCAATGAACTGAACGCAGAAGCCTCGGGCGGGGCCGACCTGATTCTCGACGGTTCGGCGCGGTCGCTCAACGCCAGCGGTTCGGGCGGGGCCGATCTGGATGCCCGAAAATTGGTTGTTGAAGTAGGGAACGCCAACTCGTCGGGCGGGTCCGACGTCTATATTCATGCTACTCGTGAACTAAGCATGAAAGCCTCGGGCGGGTCCGACATTCATTATTACGGCCCGGCCAAAGTGCTCGCCAAAAGCGAATCGGGCGGCTCGGATATTACCCGGAGAAATTAATTCATACCGAAAAGTGAAAAGTGAAAAGTGAAAAGTGCGTTCTTCGCAGTGCCATAGCCATTTTTCACTTTTCACTTTTCATTTCGTTTTGACACCTACCATTGGCATTCTGGGCGGGGGGCAGTTGGGCCTGATGCTCCTGCAAGCATCTATCGACTGGAATCTGTGCGTTCACGTACTCGACCCCGACGCCGACGCACCCTGCCGCCACCTTTGTACGCAGTTTACGGTTGGTTCGCTGACCGATTATGATACCGTGTATCGGTTCGGGCGGGCTGTTGACGTGCTGACGATTGAAATTGAGCGCGTCAACGTCGATGCGCTCGAAGCCCTCGAACGCGAAGGCAAGCGCGTGTATCCGCAACCGTCGGTAATTCGGACCATTCAGGATAAGCGGCTGCAAAAACAGTTCTACCGCGCCCACAATCTGCCCACCGCCGATTTCATCCTGACCGACAACCGTGCTGACGTAGCACAGGTGGCTGCCGATTTTTTCCCGGCTTTTCACAAACTCGGTCGAGATGGGTACGATGGGCGGGGCGTTCAGCGTATTCGGTCGGTTGCCGACGCTGAAAAAGCCTTCGACGCGCCGGGCGTACTGGAGCAAGCCGTTGATTTCGAAAAAGAATTAGCTGTAATCGTTGCCCGCAATGAGCGGGGCGAGGTGCAGACCTTCCCAACGGTTGAGATGGTGTTTCACCCCGAACACAACTTAGTCGAGTATTTGTTTGCCCCCGCCGACATTTCACCTACTGTTGAACAACGGGCGCAGGAAATAGCCCGCCAAACTGCCGATGCATTCGGCATTGTGGGTCTGCTGGCCGTTGAATTATTTTTGGATAAACAGGGCAATGTTCTGATTAATGAAGTAGCTCCGCGCCCACACAACAGCGGTCATCATACCATTCGGGCCAACGTAACCTCGCAGTTTGAGCAGCACTGGCGGGCTATTCTGAACCTGCCACTGGGCAACACCAGTGCCTACCAGCCTGCCGCGATGGTGAACCTGCTGGGCGAAGACGGACACACCGGCCCGGCGGTGTATGAGGGGCTGGATACGCTGCTGGCTCTATCGGGCGTCTTCCCGTTTCTCTACGGCAAAGCCATAACAAAACCCTTCCGCAAAATGGGCCACGTTACGGTGATGGATACCGACCTGGAGCGGCTTCGCGAGAAAGTAGCGCAGGTGAAAGCAGGTATTCGCGTCATTACCTGAATGTCTAAAAATTGAAAATCACATCCATTTCGAACGACAAATCAGGGAAAAGGATCGATGTGGCACGGCTTCCTTTCTCGTACACGTCGGTTTCTTCGTACCGCCCGTCGCGCAGGGCATAGGCGTAAATTTCGGCACTTTTCGGTACGACAATCCAGTACTCGCGCACCCCCGCCGATTCATAGAGGTCAAATTTTTCGTTGAAATCCTTCTTTTGCGTAGAGGGCGACGCGATTTCAATTACCCAGTCGGGCGGCCCTACGCAACCTAATTCGTCAATCTTGGCCGGGTCGCAGATGACGCAAATATCGGGTTGCACAACTGTATGAACTTTGTTATTAAATCCCGGCTCATAGTCAGGGTTTGGCAGGCGCACATCGAATGGAGCAACAAAAACTTCGCAGGTTCGCTCCTCAAAATGGTTGAGCAAGTCATGCAACAGTCGCATCCCAATCCGCTGATGGGCCGAGCGGGGCGCAGGCGACATATTGTAAATCTTACCCTTAATAAGTTCGACGCTTTGCTCAAAACGCCATTTCAGGTAGTCGGCGTAGGTGTACGTGCCGTTTGGGTCGAGTTGCGATAAGTCAGTAATCATAACCAAATAACAGGTTGCCAGTCAAAATTACGAAAGAGTTGCCGGAAACAGCTTGCTAATAAAAATATTCATCGTAATATTGCGATATGGGATTAACCAAGACTGAAATTTTCACCGATCATCAGAATCGCGTAGCCGACCTTGCCAAGGCTTTTGCCCACCCGGCGCGGATAGCTATTCTGCAACTGCTCGCCGAGCGAAAAGCCTGTATCTGTGGCGATTTGGTTGATGAGTTACCGCTGGCGCAGGCTACTGTTTCACAGCATCTGAAAGAGTTAAAACGGATTGGTATCATTAAAGGCGATATTGACCCGCCCCGCGTTTGCTACTGCATCAACGAACCTGTCTGGAATGAAGCACGTAGACTGTTCGGGCAAGTGTTCGACGTGTACATAGCTGATAAACAGTGCTGTTAAAAAATTTGCTTTGTTTAATCGTAATATTACAATAAACCAATAAACTCATGACAACATCCGAAGATTTAAAGGCCATCGTGCGGCAGAAATATGGCGAAATTGCTCAACAGACCGACGCACAGGGCGTTGCTGTTGACTGCGGCTGCGGGCCGTCGTCGTGCTGCGGACCAGCAAACACCGATGCGTCGTACAGCATTTTGATGAACGACGAATACAGCACCGTGAACGGCTACGTAGCCGAAGCCGATTTGGGTTTAGGCTGCGGTTTGCCCACCGAATTTGCCCGAATCAAACCCGGCGACGTGGTAGCTGACCTCGGTTCGGGCGCAGGAAACGACTGTTTTGTGGCCCGCGCCGAAACGGGAGAAACCGGACGCGTTATCGGTCTCGACATGACACCCGCCATGATCGACCGCGCCCGACAAAATGCAAAAGCACTTGGTTTTCAGAATGTTGAATTCGTTTACGGCGATATTGAAGACATGCCTCTGCCCGATAATCTTGCCGATGTGGTGGTGAGTAACTGCGTCATGAATCTCGTTCCCGACAAAACCAAAGCGTTTGCTGAGACCTATCGCATTCTGAAACCAGGTGGTCATTTCAGCATTTCCGACATTGTGCTGCTGGGCGAACTACCCGACGGTTTGCAGCGCGACGCCGAACTCTACGCGGGTTGTGTATCGGGAGCTATTCAGCAGGAAGCTTATCTGAGCATTGTGGCCGAAGCAGGTTTTCAGAACATCCTGATTCAGAAACAGAAAGAAATCAATCTGCCGAATGAGTTGCTGCTCAACTACCTGACACTTGACGAATTACGGGCGTATAAACAGGCCAAACGTGGCATTTTCAGCATAACTGTATTCGCGCAAAAGCCTGTCCAATGAAAATTGCCCTTTTCTCCGACATTCATGCCAACTTACCGGCCTTAGAAGCTGTTCTGGCCGACATGGACCGCCGTTGTCCCGATGCCGTGTACTGCCTCGGCGATCTGGTTGGCTACAACGTCTGGCCCAATGAAGTGATTAATACCATTCGTCGGCGGGGCATTCCAACCATCGCCGGCAATTACGACTACGGCATCGGGCGGCACAGCGACGATTGCGGCTGTGCCTATCGCGAAGAAGATGAAAAGGCGATGGGTAAGGTATCTATCAGCTATACGAATTCGGTGGTAGGCCCGAGCGAGCGGCAGTATCTGCGTACACTACCTACGCATATCCGGGTTGAGTTTGAATTGGACAACAATCCTGAACACTTGTGGACCCAGCAAACGCCCTTTTCGCTGCTGTTGGTGCATGGAAGCCCGCGCAAAGTGAATGAATACCTGTTTGCCGACCGTCCCGACCGGAGTTTGGGCCGGGTACTGGAAGGGGCCAACGCCGATATTCTGTGTTTTGGTCACACGCACAAGCCGTATCATAAGGTAGTCAGTGCCGAAGCCGAAGGGCAGGAAACCTACTGGCGTCATGCCATCAATATTGGCTCAGTGGGCAAACCCAAAGATGGCGACCCCCGCGCCTGTTACGTGTTGCTGACGATTGACGAAATGGCCCGGCCTGGATTGGCCGGGCCTGGCTCGAAAGAGGACGTTCAGGTTGAGTTTATTCGGGTTGAGTATGACGTGGAGAAGGCAGCTAAAGCCATTGAGAACAGCGAGTTGCCTAACCCCTATGCCGATATGTTGCGCACAGCCTAAACGTGATTTCTGTTTGGGACGGGTGAGAAGTTGGCCTGTTTTGGTGTTATATTGTTGTACCAAGGTCTCCTCACCCGTTTCATTCACCCGATGCTGCAAAAAACACGGGGCATTGCCCTCAGCTATATTCGTTACCGCGAAACGTCGATTATTTCCCGCGTCTACACCGAAGAATTTGGCCTGCAAAGCTACATCGTCAACGGGGTGCGGTCGGCCAAAAGCAAAAACAACCGCATCGCTCTGTTTCAGCCACTTACGCTGCTCGATATGGTTGTGTACTACAAAAATGACCGCGACTTGCACCGGCTGTCGGAAGTAAAAACGCTGCATCCCTTTCAGAGTCTGCCGTTTGAGGTTGCCAAATCGACTATTGCCATGTTTGTGACAGAGTTGCTGAACAAGGTATTGAAAGAAGAAGCTGGCAGCCCGGTGCTGTTTCGGTTTTTAGTCGATTCAATTTTATTTCTGGAAGAATCCCGCAGCAACTACGAGAACTTCCATCTCGCGTTTTTGCTGAAGCTGTCGTTTTTTCTGGGCTTCGGCCCCGAATCGGCACTTGAGTTTGAGAGCCAGCTTCGCGAGAACTCGTATCCGTTTCTGCCTGATAATCAAACCGAAACGGCCCTGAACACGCTGCTCCGGCAACCACTCGGTACGCCCGCACCGCTCACCCGTGCCGGTCGTAACGAACTACTCGATGCGCTGGTTGTCTACTACCAGATTCACATCGATACCATCGGCGAAGTTAAGTCGTTGCCCGTACTCCGCGAAGTGCTGGGCTAACTTTCGTAAAACTTCACGCCCCGCTCACGCAAAAATGCCTTAATCACGTCCACGTGAACGCATTGACCGACGTTGAGAAACGGATAGTTCGATACACGGCTCCGGCGACCGTTGACCAACACTTCGCGGTCTTCAATGTCGAAACCCAAGTGCAAATGGCGGGTTGCAGACTGCATTCCGTAGATGACGCCGTTGACGTCGAACAGCGGACCGCCACTTTGTCCACGCAAACCGGGCGTACTCATCTCGATAGCCGTAATGCTGTTGTTTTCGCTCAGAAGCCGCGTCACGATACCGTCGATTGGAAAGCGGGGCGAGTTGACACGGCCTTCCGATGTCCACTCAATATCATCGATGGCGGAGTTGTAGCGAAAATTCGTAAACTCAGGAAATGGATAGCCAAGCCGACACAGGCTCCTACCGGCTTTTACGCGGCTGGTGTCTTTGAGAAATGTAGCATAGCCCCGATATAATGCCCGATTGTATCCCTCGAACCGCAGCAGAGCCAAATCCTGCGTGGGGTGCATGTCGATATTCAGTTTCTGAAACTGATCGACGCAGCTTACAAAGTTATTGCGAACCCGAATCAGCGTATCGGGTTTGAGTTTGAATCGTTCTTCGAGCTGACCAATGCGCCGGGCCGCGTCTTTTTCCTGAAGCACCGACCGGCGGGCACCCTGAAAATTTCGGTAGTTCTGGTGAATGTTGTCGGCCTGAGCAATCAGTTCGGCAACGTGTTTGCACGTGATGGCACAGCCCAGTTCATTTACAAAAAACAGCGTGGCACTGCCGGGTATAATTTCA from Spirosoma montaniterrae encodes:
- a CDS encoding 5-(carboxyamino)imidazole ribonucleotide synthase — translated: MTPTIGILGGGQLGLMLLQASIDWNLCVHVLDPDADAPCRHLCTQFTVGSLTDYDTVYRFGRAVDVLTIEIERVNVDALEALEREGKRVYPQPSVIRTIQDKRLQKQFYRAHNLPTADFILTDNRADVAQVAADFFPAFHKLGRDGYDGRGVQRIRSVADAEKAFDAPGVLEQAVDFEKELAVIVARNERGEVQTFPTVEMVFHPEHNLVEYLFAPADISPTVEQRAQEIARQTADAFGIVGLLAVELFLDKQGNVLINEVAPRPHNSGHHTIRANVTSQFEQHWRAILNLPLGNTSAYQPAAMVNLLGEDGHTGPAVYEGLDTLLALSGVFPFLYGKAITKPFRKMGHVTVMDTDLERLREKVAQVKAGIRVIT
- a CDS encoding aminotransferase class IV, whose product is MFLVYNSDVLHEDAFRLSVQDRAFQYGDGLFETIRYETNKLWFWPDHIDRLTTGMAALRIDQPTGFSAEALHQFVNQLLQKNKLVDQSARVKIQVWRQPGGFYTPTLNRANLLITTQPAGDFLITEKTKIGIYDTFRLVESPISRYKTLNSLPYILASIYKTENGFDDCLLLDQAGYVAECVASNVFWLQNDQLYTPSLETGCVNGILRRQVLRLWPETQEVLARSETLHAAQAIFCCNVNGIQWLRQLEGIGHFPNEHPTAERLFWQLLEPLRQQV
- a CDS encoding head GIN domain-containing protein, with the protein product MKTLALLLVLFVSPFTTANDDWKTDRPVSGFSGLSVSSGIDVYLTQGNSEKLTIEAKGFDEDEVISEVRNGVLKLYIDRRGIMNWNFGRNTYVKAYLTFKQLNNLRASGGADVFGQGMLSFRDLNVEASGGSDIKLSLKANELNAEASGGADLILDGSARSLNASGSGGADLDARKLVVEVGNANSSGGSDVYIHATRELSMKASGGSDIHYYGPAKVLAKSESGGSDITRRN
- a CDS encoding ABC transporter ATP-binding protein; this encodes MIQLRNVAKYYPAGFGRTYVLRNINLDIAPGEFVSIMGPSGSGKSTLLHILGLLEEPSEGEYLFEEQPVQKLSEKRRTELHRTQIGFVFQAYHLIDELTVYENIETPLLYKGVGGSERKSRVAELLDRFNIVAKKDLFPAQLSGGQQQLVGIARALAAQPSVIFADEPTGNLHSDQARDIMELFRELNQKDGVTIVQVTHSETNAEYGSRIVRLKDGWLENSGQLTTTL
- a CDS encoding arsenite methyltransferase; translation: MTTSEDLKAIVRQKYGEIAQQTDAQGVAVDCGCGPSSCCGPANTDASYSILMNDEYSTVNGYVAEADLGLGCGLPTEFARIKPGDVVADLGSGAGNDCFVARAETGETGRVIGLDMTPAMIDRARQNAKALGFQNVEFVYGDIEDMPLPDNLADVVVSNCVMNLVPDKTKAFAETYRILKPGGHFSISDIVLLGELPDGLQRDAELYAGCVSGAIQQEAYLSIVAEAGFQNILIQKQKEINLPNELLLNYLTLDELRAYKQAKRGIFSITVFAQKPVQ
- a CDS encoding ArsR/SmtB family transcription factor, with the protein product MGLTKTEIFTDHQNRVADLAKAFAHPARIAILQLLAERKACICGDLVDELPLAQATVSQHLKELKRIGIIKGDIDPPRVCYCINEPVWNEARRLFGQVFDVYIADKQCC
- a CDS encoding metallophosphoesterase family protein, which gives rise to MKIALFSDIHANLPALEAVLADMDRRCPDAVYCLGDLVGYNVWPNEVINTIRRRGIPTIAGNYDYGIGRHSDDCGCAYREEDEKAMGKVSISYTNSVVGPSERQYLRTLPTHIRVEFELDNNPEHLWTQQTPFSLLLVHGSPRKVNEYLFADRPDRSLGRVLEGANADILCFGHTHKPYHKVVSAEAEGQETYWRHAINIGSVGKPKDGDPRACYVLLTIDEMARPGLAGPGSKEDVQVEFIRVEYDVEKAAKAIENSELPNPYADMLRTA
- a CDS encoding S1 family peptidase, with amino-acid sequence MFVDAIERVDSFTRPLHSIVRLYGHDEIIPGSATLFFVNELGCAITCKHVAELIAQADNIHQNYRNFQGARRSVLQEKDAARRIGQLEERFKLKPDTLIRVRNNFVSCVDQFQKLNIDMHPTQDLALLRFEGYNRALYRGYATFLKDTSRVKAGRSLCRLGYPFPEFTNFRYNSAIDDIEWTSEGRVNSPRFPIDGIVTRLLSENNSITAIEMSTPGLRGQSGGPLFDVNGVIYGMQSATRHLHLGFDIEDREVLVNGRRSRVSNYPFLNVGQCVHVDVIKAFLRERGVKFYES
- a CDS encoding Uma2 family endonuclease, producing MITDLSQLDPNGTYTYADYLKWRFEQSVELIKGKIYNMSPAPRSAHQRIGMRLLHDLLNHFEERTCEVFVAPFDVRLPNPDYEPGFNNKVHTVVQPDICVICDPAKIDELGCVGPPDWVIEIASPSTQKKDFNEKFDLYESAGVREYWIVVPKSAEIYAYALRDGRYEETDVYEKGSRATSILFPDLSFEMDVIFNF
- the recO gene encoding DNA repair protein RecO; the encoded protein is MLQKTRGIALSYIRYRETSIISRVYTEEFGLQSYIVNGVRSAKSKNNRIALFQPLTLLDMVVYYKNDRDLHRLSEVKTLHPFQSLPFEVAKSTIAMFVTELLNKVLKEEAGSPVLFRFLVDSILFLEESRSNYENFHLAFLLKLSFFLGFGPESALEFESQLRENSYPFLPDNQTETALNTLLRQPLGTPAPLTRAGRNELLDALVVYYQIHIDTIGEVKSLPVLREVLG
- a CDS encoding TolC family protein, whose product is MQRLLFLRIGIIGSLLGATLTSLQAQNTPAAVSPGAGTTVPNPQKLGLQQSIDVALQNNLTIRQSQIQLQGSELQLRQSKLNRLPNVGGFASQNFSSGFNVNPVTNAFVERSILSNNFQLNSQVTLYNGMALQNTIRQNDLLRQSNQQALGATQNNVILTVVQNYLNVLTAQEQFVVAQRQAEVSRAQLDRTQRLVNAGSVAESNLFDIRAQIANDELAIVNAQNNIDVAKVALLQAMNVPINGVVGTFEVEPIPVPDPAFDNYGATTQQVYETAQGFLPDVKAADLRVQSDALGVKVARASLQPTLTLNAGVSTIYSNFGQQRRIADGTTIQIPQTIVFNGVPQQIFLTQDGFRTEDYTFTEQLRNNMNRSVALNLQIPIYNRSQVRNRIINATLQQQNSEVAAANARLQLRQQIETAYTNLRAGANRYRATQVQVEQLDLAFKAAESRFNAGALNSTDYNIAKTNLDRARASLVQAKYDYVFRTKILDFYQNKPLTF
- a CDS encoding efflux RND transporter periplasmic adaptor subunit codes for the protein MKKKSNRIWWILGGVIILLVGGLVAAKQTGMIGKPKTTEVDFASVKRIDITERVSASGRVQPQVEVKISPDVSGEIIGLYVNEGDPVKAGQLLVRIRPDNYESVVARAKAAVNQSRAQYEQSKASVSQSNARLIRARADYDRNKKLFADKVVSSADLETSEANFNVAKQEVEAAQANVRAAQFSIQSAEANLRDANENLRKTTIYAPVNGTVSKLNVELGERVVGTSQMAGTEIMRIANLQNMEVRVNVNENDIVRVNLGDTADIEVDSYTTAGRKFKGVVYEIANTANGLTSSSGAAAALSTDAVTEFEVKVKILNNSYSDLLAQKDKKGYPFKPGMTASVEIITDRKTGVMAVPIAAVTTRGENIEAVPETEDRPSGTVDEKPADQAEKKEKAKEIVFINVGGKATQREVKTGISDFENIEIVSGLKPGEQIISGPFIAVSKKLKDGDLVTKRDPNKAKKKNEEKEE